From the Glandiceps talaboti chromosome 10, keGlaTala1.1, whole genome shotgun sequence genome, one window contains:
- the LOC144441355 gene encoding uncharacterized protein LOC144441355, with product MDDRRKIIIWSSPRSLSSAFCRVMANSPEVKTYFEIYHDAYYFGEDRLSQLYGHIPIKPNFKFEDIKRRLDKETPPENHVVLKDMAHTVTSKLEYLPTGYQHTFLIRHPVKVFLSLYKVTKKSSINCDKPWPSDFKNFKAFGEVYDYVINMTVTDRQIVVVDADDIQRDPARMFEKYCHAVGLCFNESMLHWDRNSIPKYMVVDDPYDDYESWFGDFLQSDGFKQKIPWKPNDADISVLPREFQIAIEESMPVYNKLRERRLHLD from the coding sequence ATGGACGACAGAAGAAAAATTATCATATGGTCTTCACCACGTAGTTTGTCCTCAGCTTTTTGTCGAGTGATGGCAAATTCACCGGAAGTGAAAACATACTTCGAAATATATCATGATGCCTACTACTTTGGTGAGGATAGACTCAGCCAATTATACGGGCATATACCAATCAAGCCtaattttaaatttgaagaTATCAAGCGAAGACTTGACAAGGAGACCCCTCCAGAAAATCACGTGGTATTGAAAGACATGGCGCATACTGTTACATCCAAACTGGAGTACCTACCGACTGGATATCAACACACGTTTCTAATACGTCATCCCGTCAAGGTGTTTTTATCATTGTACAAGGTCACGAAAAAGTCTTCCATCAACTGTGACAAACCCTGGCCGTCCgattttaaaaactttaaagCGTTTGGCGAGGTGTATGATTACGTCATCAACATGAccgtgacagacagacaaatcgTTGTTGTGGATGCAGATGATATTCAACGTGATCCCGCGAGAATGTTCGAGAAATACTGCCACGCCGTTGGCTTGTGTTTCAACGAGAGTATGTTACACTGGGATCGCAATAGCATTCCCAAGTATATGGTGGTCGACGATCCGTACGATGATTATGAAAGTTGGTTTGGTGACTTCTTACAAAGTGATGGTTTTAAACAGAAGATACCATGGAAACCTAATGATGCTGACATTTCTGTGTTACCGCGCGAATTTCAAATAGCAATTGAAGAATCCATGCCAGTTTATAATAAGCTACGGGAAAGAAGGTTACATCTTGATTAG